TAAAAGCACTGAGAATTTCAAGTGGAGTATATTGAAGTTGACTGCGTTTCTTTGCATCATTTctgtattcaattttttaaattctttcatatCCCTATTGAGTGTTTCTTTTAACTAAATTAACATGGCTCGAATGAACCGCCCAGCTCCTGTGGAAGTTACATACAGGAACATGAGATTTCTTATTACACACAACCCAACTAATGCAACGTTAAGCAAATTTATAGAGGAACTTAAGAAGTATGGAGTTACCACAATCGTAAGAGTATGTGAAGCAACTTATGACACTACTCTTGTGGAGAAAGAAGGCATCCATGTTCTCGATTGGCCTTTTGATGATGGCGCACCACCATCTAACCAGATTGTTGATGATTGGTTAAGTCTTGTGAAGATTAAGTTTCGTGAAGACCCTGGTTGTTGTATTGCTGTTCATTGTGTTGCAGGCCTGGGCAGAGCTCCAGTGCTTGTTGCCCTAGCATTAATTGAAGGTGGAATGAAATATGAAGATGCAGTACAGTTCATAAGACAAAAGCGGCGAGGAGCTTTTAACAGCAAGCAACTTTTGTATTTGGAGAAGTATCGTCCTAAAATGCGGCTGCGCTTCAAAGACTCCAATGGGCATAGAAACAACTGTTGCATTCAGTAAAACTAGGGTGCATGATGCCATTGCTTGGAAGTGGAACCTGAGACACGATGGAATTTGTCGTACATAGCAGATAGCCCAGTTGACTTGGTGAATAAGTCTGATGAAGCTTCCATAGGAGTGTTGAAAAGCAGTTTTACCAGGCCACAGGCCTGGCAGAATTGCAGTCTCTGTTCAGGTTATGATCAACCTATTTGAATACTAGTAAAGAATTCTTGCTGTTCAGCATTAATATGTGCTTATAATTTGTACCAATTGACCTTTcctgaaatcatgcagtattgaGTCATGTCATTAAATCTGTTTCCATGCCAGAATCTTACCAATACGTAAGAAATTTAGAAAGACTAGGTGCCAAAATACCCAGCACAATACTTGTATATTTTTAGTATCATATAGAACAAATCCCAGGAACTATGAACACTCTGGACCTTATGTGGTTTATTCCTTGCATCATTTCAAACATAGTAGGGCCTATGAGGTTTGTTTGCTCACAATATGTTTACATCTCCCACATTCATACCAGTATACATCAGATTTGCTCCCTTTTTAATTAACCAAGTCTTACAGTGATTATTTAATATCTTTCTATAAATCTCATTTTATGTTGTAGAAGGCCTCCATTTTGAAAATCTACATTGTACAGAAGCACATGTCTTTAATGTCTCCAGACAAAAGCCTTACAGTTCATTTTAATGTTTGCACTTTGGGGTGCAACTTACAGGGAGGGCCTGAAAAAAGAATGGGAGGGGGCTATTAAGTATTTTTAGTAAAATGTTGCCTTTGTCTTGTGCAGAACATGTAGAATATGTGCtttaatttagtaaatatttttttaaaaggtagaaataCTTTGTTACTGTAACTAAAACAATTCTTAATCaaaatttctgaaattcttgtaattttttttcatacttaCTGAAGTTGTTTACCGACTTAGTTTTGTTTGAAGTGTGATTCCCAGCctctcttgcaaaaaaaaaagtgggtttcTGCTAATGAATTGAGcagacatttaatattttatataccttTTGAGCTGTGTAACTTAATATTTGGATACTTGACAATTTGTTTTATTATGTAATTGATAAAATGGTGATGTGTATTAACATTAGCTCAACCATATATTTATACTGTCCGGGAACATGTGGTTATAGTTCTGTGGGAGAAATAATTTGTCAGTGTTCACCAGCTTGTAAAAATCTAGTGCAAGAgcttaaacattaaataaatgatgatatgcgttaaaaaaaaaaaaaaacaatgctaaGTCAATTGGCTGTTCTGTGATGGCTTGAAAAAGGTGTTTTTGGATCAAGTTCATGATCTTTTTCAGTGCTCAGTGGATTGTTTAGTTTATTTTGATTCCTGGGAAACACAAGGTTGAAATGTGAAAACTATGGAAGTGTTAATTCTGCTCATTAAATTTGGGCCATTAATATATAAGCCTACAATTGAATCTTAATATTATAGGTTTTGTGCCATTCCAATTTCCCAcagatataaaaaattaatagtcACTGCTTCCAACACTAACACCATAAGGCAGACTGCAATAATAAGGTGTTGCTTCCAGAGCATAAGATTaaacaatgcaggggatgtaatcCACACATATAAAAAACagtatacttttattttacaCAATAATAGCAAATACTTAAGGTGTGAATCAGCACCAAGCCATAAGCTTTTACTCTTTCTTGATATGGGTTCTTGAGGATGAAAATGCACTTATTCAGTTTTCCACCCTTTCATTTCCAGCCTCACGCAGTGCGTTTTCTCTaatatattgctgctgctgctgctaagtcacttcagtcgtgtccgactctgtgcgaccccatggacagcagcccaccaggcttcctctgtccctgggattctccaggcaagaatactggagtgggttgccatttccttctccactatacTAGgcatcagtaaatatttgttaagtgactATTTAGATTATCTATGCCTTATAATTTAGCTATGTAATTAGTTTCTAAACTGTTCAGATGATACTTTCTTCTAAGACAGGCCTTGTataattcatctttatttttcttaccacTTCACATAGTTTGTTGAACATGCCTGCAACCAGTAAAACATttctgaattgaactgaatggaaATGAGAAAGGTATTAATGAAACCAAGGCAATTTGTCCCATCTTTAAGCCATGCAGTTTGGATTCACACATGCTTTATTCATAAGCTGGCTCTCTAAACATAATTTATGTCAACCTCTTGGAAAATGTGTGCTATTGATTTTAAAAGGAATGGGTGAGAAGATGTTCATGGTTTAAAGTGGTGTTTGTTAAATCTTGATTAGGAAAATCTAGGGTTATGCAGAGTGCCCTCAAGGGGGAAAATTAAACCAGAAAGTGATCTCTCCTGAAAATGTCTGCTTTTATCTGTTGGACATAATACATTTACAAGATTTTATTTCTATGAAGTTTAaaaagtcagaatggctgctatccaaaagtctacaaacaataaatgctggagaaggtgtggagaaaagggaaccctcttacactgttggtgggaatgcaaactagtacagccactatggagaacagtgtggggattccttaaaaaactagaaatagaactgccatatgacccagcaatcccactcctgggcatacacaccgaggaaaccagatctgagagagacacgtgcaccccagtgttcttcgcagcactgtttataatagccaagacatggaagcaacctagatgcccatcagtcagacaaatggataaggaagctatggtatatatacactatggaatattactcagccattaaaaagaattcatttgaatcagttctaatgagatggatgaaactggagcccattatacagagtgaagtaagccagaaagacaaagaccaatacagtatactaatgcatatatatggaatttaaaaagatggtaatgataaccctatatgcaaaacagaaaaagagatacagatgtacagaacagacttttagactctgtgggagaaggcgagggtgggatgttctgagagaacagcattgaaacaagtatactatcaagggtgaaacagatcaccagcccaggttggatgcatgagacaagtgctcagggctggtgcactgggaagacccagagggatgggatggggagggaggtgggaggggggatcgggatggggaacacatgtaaatccatggctgattcatgtcaatgtatggcaaaaaccactacaatattgtaaagtaattagcctccaactaataaaaataaatggaaaaaacaaacaaaatcaaaaataaaaaccattctttttttattaaaaaacaaaacaaaacaaaaaattggaaaacagtGGTCTAGAGTGACTTATCCCTATGATTggcaaaaatagcaaaataactgGAAATAAACCCCTTTGAAGAATAAACAGACTAGATTAGAGTTTGCCATTTAATGTTAAGTGCATAGAAACTCAAAGCTGAAGACCtctatttgacatttttcttggtTCCCTTACTACAAGCAGTACAATATTTCATTCAGCTTTTACCAGACAgatgtggaaaagaaaaatgtggattTCTAGTTTTCCCtcagtttattgagatataattgacatacagcactgtgtaaatttaaggtgtatggcataatgatttgactcaaatatattgtaaaatgatcaccacaaaaCGTCTGGTTAACATTCATCATTTCATATAGACACAtcacaaaagtagaaaaaaatgtttttttttttttcttgtcacaagaactcttaggatttacttttaattttgaaatactccatacagcagtgttaatttaGTCTTCATGTTGCACACTATacccctagtacttatttatcttataactgaaattgTGAACATTTTGACTCCTTTCATCTAATTCCCTTTCTCCCAGCCTCCACCTGTGAAAAGGTAGATTTCTTCTGGATTTTTAAACCAATCTTATAAAGCACATTCTACTATGCATTGAAGCTTTAAGAGTTATAACTATGATAACAAAATGGATTTAACTCAGTCAGATTGAGGTCATAATCAGTGCtctttcatattatttaaatggtttaaaattaAAGACTATTTGACTCCATTAAATACATGTGTCTTTCTTTTCCCTCGAGGATCTTATTGGGTAAGGAGGTCAAAATGGTCAATTCTTCCAAAATATGAAAACTGACTTAGTGGGGAAAAATTAACCTTTTCCTCTCATATATCTTTTCTCaatatccattttgaattaataagCAAAACTTGAAAACTTTATAAATAGCCATACATTGTGAAAAATGAGCAGTCCTTGGTAAAGCATCCCTTTATTGCAAAACGTTTCAAATTGTGTTCTCATGAGCACTTATGCTGCTATCTAACTGGCCAAGGTCACCcctggccacatgtggctactcaGAACTTGAAATGTGGCAAATCCAACTTGAGATGTGCAATCTTCAACTGTATTTAAAGAGTTAGTTCAAAATGCAAATagtaatcatttttatatatttaagctAACATTTTTCTATAGTGggttaattaaataatatataactaaagttcagttcagttcattgcagttgctcagtcatgtctaactgttcgcaaccccatggactgcagtatgccaggcttccctgtaaatcatcaactcctggagcatgttcaaactcatgtccatccagtcggtaatgccatccaaccatctcatcctctgttgtccccttctctgcctgtcttcaatctttcctggcgtcaaggtcttttccaatgagtcagttcatcatatcaggtggccaaggtatatggagtttcagcttcagcatcagtccttccaatgaatattcaggattgatttcctttaggactgactggtttgatctccttgcagtccaggggactctcaagagtcttctccaacaccacagttcaaaagcatcaattcttcagcactcagctttctttatggtgcaactctcacatccatacatgagtactggaaaaaccatagctttgactagacggatctttgttggcaaagtaatgtctctgctttttaatatgctgtctaggttggtcatagcttttcttccaaggagcaagcgtcttttaatttcatggctgcagtcaccatctgcagtgattttggagcccaagaaaataaagtctgtcactgtttccattgtttccccatctatttgccatgaagtgatgggactggatgcctatgatcttagttttttgaatgttgagttttaagccagctttttcactctcctctttcactttcatcaagaggctctttagttcctctttgctttctgcaattaaAGGTGGCTTGctttattttgaagataaagtCACCATCTTGTACTTCATTTCTAGAAATCAGATTTGTTGCCAGGCCCCTTTCATCTATACCTCAGATTTTCCACGTGGACAAATACAATACCAGTATATTCTATTGTCATTCTTTCTAGATGCTATGTTCCATATGTAGATCAACTTTTAGGTCAagctctttttcttctgtaatctCAACAATTCCCATTCCTATCAATGCCATAagagatagaaaacaaactggGTTAAGAACATAATTGAGAAAAATCAAGGCGTATTCAGGAGTAAAGGCCATTCTCTTGGATCCTAGCCCATTGCTTTTTGTACTTGAATAGTTGGGCAATAAAACCTGCTTGAAGGTGTCTGTTCACATACCCATACACACCGAGAGATCTAATCTTTCCATAAATCACTGTACCATGAACCTATTGAAGATATCAAAGCACAAAAAGGGTATATCATAAGaaacttaaaataaatgaacttctaGTATATGTCATTTTACTTGCAGCATGCAgtgataaggaaaaataaaattaaaatagtttccATTATTAACAAACATGTTCTTTCAGCCAGGAAGTACTGTAATTCCCAGGCTCTTTCTATGAAATACTTCTAGGCCAAGGGTTTATCCAACTTTAGTGTACATAGGATATACTTGTAGATCATAGTAAAATGTAGATCCCCAAGTTCTATTCAACAAAGACTCAGATGCTATAGATTTTGTATCAGACCTAGGAAACTGCACAAACACTGAATATAGAAATGCCAACTCTGACACAAACAAAATACCTATAAAAATACAAGTAGGTTTTGGAGGAAACTAAGTTAACACCAAAAGTAAGATTGAAACTTAAcctaattttataatttagaagTACATTTCACAAAAATGTAATCTgtggaactgaaaaataaagttgatggCCCGTGTATGCTTTGACAGTTAAATAAGAACAAATTTACCAGCCAGAAATAAAGTAGCAAACACCTTAGGACCTCTCCTGGAGTCAAGAAGAAGCACAAAACtgggcagcattttttttttactaccaaTATAAAAGAGATATGCATTTCTTGAAGAAGCACAAGAGCTGTACTCCCTATACCATCATCAACATATCACCCAACCATACCTTTTTGGAGACTGATTTCCAGAAAACAACTGGGAAAGACACATGATAGGATGGTGTCTGGTAAGTTCTGTATGGGTAAGGTTGGTAATAATGTGATAGGAAAATGTTCCTCTTATAAGAAAAACCTGTACTTCAGCAAAGCAGAGATGGAAAGAACACAGATAGTATAGCAAGGTGGATAGTAGCTGTGTGTGATGTAGTctgatcatttgcatttctaatgaaTCCACAGGTGATGTTGATGCTGTTGTCCAGGGTTCATACTTTGAATACCGGTAGTTTGGATTGCCAAAGTGTCAAGTCATTAGGGGTAAGAAATAATGCCCACCTACTTACCCAAGCACCAGATTTGCCCACTCAAAGACTCCAACAGCAAGCCTGCCCACAGACACCACCAGATGGCCCACCCAGAATCTCCGGACAGGCTGATTGGTGAAGTACTTTACCTCTAAAAACAGTCTGTAAGACTGGAAAAGGTGCCTACTTCCTCAAATGCACAGGCATCAATACAAGGCCACAATTAGTAGTCAATGGAGAAACACTAGCATTTGGAGTATAAAatttcaactggaaaaaaaatacatatgcttCTACACTGGAGAAAAATTCAATTTAGATTAAAGAGTTactatttaaaactgaaaacacatCTTACAGGTGCTATGAGTAACTTCTTACATGGAACCAGAAGACCTAATATCAGTGAATGTAGGCCAGGGCCAACTTATTTGTGACTTCAAACTGTTAGTGAAGTTGCATTTTTGTAGACCAAGTCCCATATGGAGATTAAGGCTCCTGCTTTGGGAAAACACTTTTTGACCATGCTTCTTGTTAGTTATATTCTGATTTCTGGAAGACTGCATGTCATTTTGAATGGCTCCCTAAAGACAAAAATTTGTGACTCATAAGCAGAGGGGCAGCACAGAGCTAATGAAAGCCTTGGGAGTGCTACAGGATAGCAAAAATACAGAGAGAAGAGCAGGCTATCAGAAACTTGGGAAGTTCGGGGCCATGAACTTTTGCCTTTTACAAATGTCAGGCACCCTGAGCATAAGATAGAAATGTAGGTAtatgataactttttaaaaattacttttgtttttccaaattctATAGATGAGTTTCTGGTGATATGATATCCTTATATATAT
This Odocoileus virginianus isolate 20LAN1187 ecotype Illinois unplaced genomic scaffold, Ovbor_1.2 Unplaced_Scaffold_2, whole genome shotgun sequence DNA region includes the following protein-coding sequences:
- the LOC110128437 gene encoding protein tyrosine phosphatase type IVA 1, whose translation is MARMNRPAPVEVTYRNMRFLITHNPTNATLSKFIEELKKYGVTTIVRVCEATYDTTLVEKEGIHVLDWPFDDGAPPSNQIVDDWLSLVKIKFREDPGCCIAVHCVAGLGRAPVLVALALIEGGMKYEDAVQFIRQKRRGAFNSKQLLYLEKYRPKMRLRFKDSNGHRNNCCIQ